From Kineosporia succinea, the proteins below share one genomic window:
- a CDS encoding acyl-CoA dehydrogenase family protein has product MDPERAGRFELSAEHEIFRASVRAFAQREIAPYVAEWDRTHHFPVDLVHKMGDLGLFGLTAPEKYGGSGGDFTSLCVAIEELGRVDQSIGITLSAGVGLGINPILTFGDDAQKEHWLPDLVAGRTLAAFGLTEPGAGSDAGGTRTRVRRDGDEWVIDGSKQFITNSGSSVTSVVSVTARHDDGSISTFLVPSGTAGFEAGPAYDKLGWRISDTHPLTLDGVRVPGSALLGVQGRGFHQFLAILDDGRIAISALAVGLARGCLEAALKYAGERETFGRPIGSRQAVAFSLADLATAIEASALLTYRAAALKDEGAPSRVVKQAAAMAKLFSSEAAVDATRVATQVFGGYGFMEEYPVARFYRDAKILEIGEGTSEVQRLVISRGLGLEVE; this is encoded by the coding sequence GTGGACCCAGAACGAGCTGGCCGCTTCGAGCTCTCGGCCGAACACGAGATCTTCCGTGCCAGTGTGCGGGCGTTCGCGCAACGGGAGATCGCCCCCTACGTCGCGGAGTGGGATCGCACCCACCACTTCCCGGTCGACCTGGTGCACAAGATGGGCGATCTGGGGCTGTTCGGCCTCACCGCCCCGGAGAAGTACGGTGGCTCGGGTGGCGACTTCACCAGCCTCTGCGTCGCCATCGAAGAGCTGGGACGCGTCGACCAGTCGATCGGCATCACTCTTTCGGCGGGCGTCGGGCTGGGGATCAACCCGATCCTGACCTTCGGCGACGACGCCCAGAAGGAGCACTGGCTGCCCGATCTTGTCGCCGGGCGCACCCTGGCGGCGTTCGGCCTGACCGAGCCCGGCGCCGGCTCGGACGCCGGCGGCACCCGCACCCGGGTGCGCCGGGACGGCGACGAGTGGGTCATCGACGGGTCGAAGCAGTTCATCACCAACTCCGGCAGTTCGGTCACGTCGGTGGTCTCGGTGACGGCCCGGCACGACGACGGGTCGATCTCCACGTTCCTGGTGCCCTCCGGCACAGCCGGTTTCGAGGCCGGCCCGGCGTACGACAAGCTGGGCTGGCGGATCTCGGACACCCACCCGCTGACCCTCGACGGTGTGCGGGTGCCCGGATCGGCGCTGCTGGGCGTGCAGGGTCGCGGATTCCACCAGTTCCTGGCCATTCTCGACGACGGGCGCATCGCGATCTCGGCGCTGGCGGTGGGACTGGCCCGGGGCTGCCTGGAGGCGGCGCTGAAGTACGCGGGCGAGCGGGAGACGTTCGGGCGGCCGATCGGGTCGCGGCAGGCGGTGGCGTTCAGCCTGGCCGACCTGGCGACGGCGATCGAGGCGTCGGCCCTGCTGACCTACCGGGCCGCGGCCCTGAAGGACGAGGGGGCGCCGTCGCGGGTGGTGAAACAGGCTGCGGCCATGGCCAAGCTGTTCAGCAGTGAGGCGGCGGTCGACGCGACCCGCGTGGCCACACAGGTTTTCGGGGGGTACGGGTTCATGGAAGAGTATCCGGTGGCCCGTTTCTACCGGGACGCCAAGATTCTCGAGATCGGCGAGGGCACGTCCGAGGTGCAGCGGCTGGTCATCAGCCGGGGGCTCGGGCTGGAGGTCGAATGA
- a CDS encoding thiamine pyrophosphate-dependent dehydrogenase E1 component subunit alpha, with the protein MEQPANPADPVRLLEPDGTLRDDPSGLDVTPELVRDLYRWMRLTRRLDTEAFSLQRHGELGLWAPSLGQEAAQVGSITALRPTDHVFPSYREHAAALVRGVTPAQMLEQWRGVSGCGWDPAALHLHAYTVVLAAHLPHATGYAMGVQRDGTDEVVTAYFGDGASSQGDANEAFNWAAACNAPVLFFAQNNQYAISTPTRLQMRTPMHRRARGFGLESYLVDGNDVLAVHAVTREAVAHIRSGAGPVLIEALTYRAGPHTSSDDPTRYRDQAEADAWLARDPVARVEKLLDARNWWEPGWREALDQECDRLGAELRSAVQAFGPVELGDLFDTVLSTRTDLLNAQKADYGDFVAGFEEVAS; encoded by the coding sequence ATGGAGCAACCTGCGAACCCCGCGGACCCCGTCCGGCTCCTGGAGCCCGACGGCACACTTCGCGACGACCCGTCCGGTCTGGACGTCACCCCCGAACTCGTGCGTGACCTGTACCGCTGGATGCGCCTGACCCGCCGCCTCGACACCGAGGCGTTCTCCCTGCAGCGCCACGGCGAGCTCGGCCTCTGGGCACCGAGTCTCGGCCAGGAGGCCGCGCAGGTCGGGTCCATCACCGCACTACGCCCCACCGACCACGTCTTCCCGAGCTACCGCGAGCACGCCGCCGCGCTGGTGCGGGGCGTGACCCCGGCGCAGATGCTCGAGCAGTGGCGGGGTGTGTCGGGCTGCGGCTGGGACCCGGCGGCCCTCCACCTGCACGCCTACACGGTGGTTCTCGCGGCCCATCTGCCCCACGCCACCGGCTACGCCATGGGGGTGCAGCGCGACGGCACGGACGAGGTGGTCACCGCGTACTTCGGCGACGGCGCCTCGAGTCAGGGCGACGCGAACGAGGCCTTCAACTGGGCGGCCGCCTGCAACGCGCCGGTGCTGTTCTTCGCGCAGAACAACCAGTACGCGATCTCGACGCCGACCCGCCTGCAGATGCGCACGCCGATGCACCGGCGGGCCCGGGGTTTCGGCCTGGAGTCGTACCTGGTCGACGGCAACGACGTGCTCGCGGTGCACGCCGTCACCCGGGAGGCCGTGGCCCACATCCGGTCCGGGGCCGGGCCCGTGCTGATCGAGGCGCTGACCTACCGCGCCGGCCCGCACACCAGCTCCGACGACCCCACGCGCTACCGCGACCAGGCCGAGGCCGACGCCTGGCTGGCGCGGGATCCGGTGGCGAGGGTCGAGAAACTCCTCGACGCGCGGAACTGGTGGGAGCCCGGGTGGCGGGAGGCGCTGGACCAGGAGTGCGACCGGCTCGGTGCCGAGCTGCGCTCGGCCGTGCAGGCTTTCGGCCCGGTCGAGCTGGGTGACCTGTTCGACACCGTGCTGAGCACCCGCACCGATCTGCTGAACGCGCAGAAGGCCGACTACGGCGACTTCGTCGCGGGATTCGAGGAGGTGGCGTCATGA
- a CDS encoding alpha-ketoacid dehydrogenase subunit beta codes for MTRLSLSAALNSGLRHVLEEDPKAVILGEDVGPLGGVFRVTDGLSKDFGSDRVIDTPLAESSIVGTAIGLAMRGYHPICEIQFDGFVYPAFNQIVSQLAKMRARTAGKVPLPVVVRIPCGGGIGAVEHHSESNEAYFAHTAGLRVVICSDPQSGHYMLRQAMMSGDPVIFYEPKRRYWEKGEVSSDLRLAPAFDRAVVARPGTDATVVCYGGMVSTCLEAAATAHEEGHELEVIDLRSLSPLDLDTVTASVRKTGRCLVVHEAPGFAGLGAEVVSGVTERCFYHLEAPVLRVTGFDMPYPSAKYENQYLPDADRVLAAVDKLLEF; via the coding sequence ATGACCCGGCTGAGTCTGTCCGCGGCGCTGAACTCGGGCCTGCGGCACGTGCTGGAAGAAGACCCGAAGGCCGTGATCCTGGGCGAGGACGTGGGTCCGCTCGGGGGCGTGTTCCGGGTGACCGACGGCCTGAGCAAGGATTTCGGCTCCGACCGGGTGATCGACACGCCGCTGGCCGAGTCGTCGATCGTCGGCACCGCGATCGGCCTGGCCATGCGCGGCTACCACCCGATCTGCGAGATCCAGTTCGACGGGTTCGTCTACCCGGCCTTCAACCAGATCGTGTCGCAGCTGGCCAAGATGCGGGCCCGCACCGCCGGGAAGGTGCCGCTGCCGGTCGTCGTGCGGATCCCGTGCGGCGGCGGCATCGGCGCGGTCGAGCACCACAGTGAGAGCAACGAGGCCTATTTCGCCCACACGGCCGGGCTGCGCGTGGTGATCTGCTCCGACCCGCAGAGCGGCCACTACATGCTGCGCCAGGCCATGATGAGCGGCGACCCGGTGATCTTCTACGAGCCGAAACGCCGCTACTGGGAGAAGGGCGAGGTGTCCTCCGACCTGCGGCTGGCACCGGCTTTCGACCGGGCGGTCGTGGCCCGGCCGGGCACCGACGCCACCGTCGTCTGCTACGGCGGGATGGTCTCGACGTGCCTGGAGGCCGCCGCCACCGCACACGAGGAGGGGCACGAGCTCGAGGTCATCGACCTGCGCTCGTTGTCACCGCTCGACCTGGACACGGTGACCGCGTCGGTCCGGAAGACGGGGCGCTGCCTGGTGGTTCACGAGGCCCCGGGCTTCGCCGGGCTGGGTGCGGAGGTGGTCAGCGGGGTCACCGAGCGCTGCTTCTACCACCTCGAGGCGCCGGTGCTGCGGGTGACGGGCTTCGACATGCCCTACCCCTCGGCCAAGTACGAGAACCAGTACCTGCCCGACGCCGACCGCGTGCTCGCGGCGGTGGACAAGCTGCTGGAGTTCTGA
- a CDS encoding dihydrolipoamide acetyltransferase family protein, with protein sequence MPSEFKLPDVGEGLTEAEIVTWRVAVGDTVAINDPLVEIETAKSLVELPSPFAGTVGELLVPAGELVPVGTPIVTITDAAETDNEPIGVPDDETPPSTLVGYGPGHSRGRSRRRPPPATPKPEATAPVTDASTIETPGTTRPRAKPPVRKLARDLGIELAAVTPSGTGGIITREDVVAAAALPEPPADLVEDTPQAVVAGDGDEHVPVRGVRAATAAAMTASAFTAPHVTVFHTVDVSRSVKLVAKLREDKAFEGSRVTIMLLAARALCLTAREFPDLNATFGEGEILRHPRVHLGVATAAERGLLVPAIPDAGALGLPGLAREVTRMTELARSGKASPAQLSGSTVTLTNIGVFGVDSGTPILNPGQSAILCLGSVRRVPAEHKGRVELRWMTQLAMSFDHRIIDGQQGAQALARVGAILRDPRRELLMV encoded by the coding sequence ATGCCCAGTGAGTTCAAGCTTCCCGACGTCGGCGAGGGCCTGACCGAGGCCGAGATCGTCACCTGGCGGGTGGCGGTCGGCGACACGGTCGCGATCAACGACCCGCTGGTCGAGATCGAGACCGCGAAATCCCTGGTGGAGCTGCCGTCCCCGTTCGCCGGCACGGTCGGCGAACTCCTCGTCCCGGCGGGCGAGCTCGTGCCGGTGGGCACGCCCATCGTCACGATCACCGACGCGGCCGAGACCGACAACGAGCCGATCGGTGTTCCGGACGACGAGACACCCCCGTCCACGCTGGTCGGTTACGGGCCGGGACACAGCCGTGGCCGCTCGCGCCGCCGTCCTCCCCCGGCGACCCCGAAACCCGAGGCGACCGCGCCGGTGACCGACGCGTCCACCATTGAAACCCCCGGAACCACCCGGCCCCGGGCCAAGCCACCCGTGCGCAAACTCGCCCGTGACCTCGGTATCGAGCTCGCGGCGGTCACGCCCAGCGGCACCGGCGGCATCATCACCCGTGAGGACGTGGTGGCGGCTGCGGCACTCCCGGAACCTCCGGCGGACCTCGTCGAGGACACCCCTCAGGCCGTCGTGGCCGGCGACGGCGACGAGCACGTCCCGGTGAGAGGTGTGCGGGCGGCGACGGCCGCGGCGATGACGGCGAGCGCGTTCACGGCTCCGCACGTGACCGTCTTTCACACGGTGGATGTGTCGAGGTCGGTCAAGCTGGTCGCAAAGCTGCGGGAGGACAAGGCCTTCGAGGGGTCCCGGGTGACGATCATGCTGCTGGCGGCGCGGGCCCTGTGCCTGACCGCCCGCGAGTTCCCCGACCTGAACGCGACGTTCGGCGAGGGCGAGATCCTGCGTCATCCGCGGGTGCATCTGGGGGTGGCGACAGCGGCCGAGCGGGGGCTGCTGGTGCCGGCGATCCCCGATGCGGGCGCGCTGGGCCTGCCCGGCCTGGCCCGCGAGGTCACCCGGATGACGGAGCTGGCGCGTTCGGGCAAGGCCTCCCCGGCGCAGTTGTCGGGCAGCACGGTCACGCTGACGAACATTGGTGTGTTCGGCGTGGATTCGGGGACGCCGATCCTGAACCCGGGCCAGAGCGCGATCCTGTGCCTGGGCTCGGTGCGGCGGGTGCCGGCCGAGCACAAGGGCCGCGTCGAGCTGCGCTGGATGACACAGCTGGCGATGTCGTTCGACCACCGGATCATCGACGGCCAGCAGGGCGCCCAGGCGCTGGCGCGGGTCGGGGCGATCCTGCGCGATCCCCGGCGGGAGCTGCTGATGGTGTGA
- the pnuC gene encoding nicotinamide riboside transporter PnuC, with protein sequence MGLIDWLFDAQLHIGSQTILWREVIGNLFGLLSALGGMRRKAWAWPVGIVGNVLLFTVFMGAAFGTPNPVNLLGQAGRQVMFVLVSIYGWYRWTRRPSGPAGGHEVMIEPRWASWPTRLALIAGMIAGTLLLTPIFRALGSYEPVWSDAWIFVGSILATYGMAKGWTEFWLIWVAVDVVGVPLLFSAGYYASGLMYLFYGVFTLTGFFVWKRRNVVPEPNIEAVGA encoded by the coding sequence GTGGGCCTGATCGACTGGCTGTTCGACGCACAGCTGCACATCGGCAGCCAGACCATTCTGTGGCGCGAGGTGATCGGCAACCTGTTCGGCCTGCTCAGCGCCCTGGGCGGGATGCGCCGCAAGGCCTGGGCGTGGCCGGTCGGCATCGTCGGCAACGTGCTGCTCTTCACCGTCTTCATGGGCGCCGCGTTCGGCACCCCCAATCCGGTCAACCTGCTCGGCCAGGCCGGCCGCCAGGTGATGTTCGTGCTGGTCTCGATCTACGGCTGGTACCGCTGGACGCGCCGTCCGTCCGGTCCGGCCGGCGGCCACGAGGTGATGATCGAACCGCGCTGGGCCTCCTGGCCGACGCGCCTGGCCCTGATCGCGGGCATGATCGCCGGCACGCTGCTGCTGACGCCGATCTTCCGCGCGCTCGGCTCGTACGAGCCGGTCTGGTCCGACGCCTGGATCTTCGTCGGCTCGATCCTGGCCACCTACGGCATGGCCAAGGGCTGGACCGAGTTCTGGCTCATCTGGGTGGCCGTCGACGTGGTCGGCGTGCCGTTGCTGTTCTCGGCCGGGTACTACGCGTCCGGGCTGATGTACCTGTTCTACGGCGTGTTCACGCTGACCGGGTTCTTCGTGTGGAAGCGGCGCAACGTGGTGCCGGAACCGAACATCGAGGCCGTCGGGGCGTAG
- a CDS encoding ABC-F family ATP-binding cassette domain-containing protein: MSAKNSPKSAVTLHDLTFAWPDGSVALAGVNGTFTTGRTGLIGRNGAGKSTLLRLIAGELHPGAGHVDVTGEVGYLPQTLTLRHGTTVADLLGIQSTLDALHAIESGAVDEHHFDAVGDDWDIESRADEALHQIGFSAADLGRRVTEVSGGEAMLIAITGLRLRRTAVTLLDEPTNNLDRSTRAQLTQFVDQWPGTLVVVSHDLELLEHMEHTAELYGGALTTFGGPYSAWKEHQERDQSAAVQAARSAQQTLRAEKRQRVEAETKLARRERTARKTARDGGIPKILAGNRASRAQVSAGALRGTLDDKVQVAQALVDAADARVRDDEHIHLTLPDPDVPRGRDLAELRDGDRTLVIRGPERVALAGGNGTGKSTLLHHLVQGTEPVPGRPHGRLLTERVGFLPQRLDGLDEQADAIGNVQAVAPALSAGTIRNQLARLLLRGDSTGRPVSTLSGGERFRVALARLLLAEPPAQLLILDEPTNNLDITSVEQLAEALDAYRGALLVVSHDAAFLGRIGVTTVVELDGHGHMHQRPS, from the coding sequence ATGTCTGCGAAGAACTCCCCGAAATCCGCTGTCACCCTGCACGACCTGACCTTCGCGTGGCCCGACGGCAGTGTGGCGCTGGCCGGCGTCAACGGCACCTTCACCACCGGCCGCACCGGCCTGATCGGCCGCAACGGCGCCGGGAAGTCCACGCTGCTGCGCCTGATCGCCGGTGAGCTGCACCCCGGCGCCGGGCACGTCGACGTCACCGGCGAGGTCGGCTACCTGCCGCAGACCCTGACTCTGCGCCACGGCACGACCGTCGCCGACCTGCTCGGCATCCAGAGCACTCTCGACGCCCTGCACGCCATCGAGTCCGGCGCGGTCGACGAGCACCACTTCGACGCCGTCGGCGACGACTGGGACATCGAGTCCCGCGCCGACGAGGCCCTGCACCAGATCGGCTTCTCCGCCGCCGATCTCGGCCGCCGCGTCACCGAGGTCTCCGGCGGTGAGGCCATGCTGATCGCGATCACCGGCCTGCGGCTGCGCCGCACCGCCGTCACCCTGCTCGACGAACCCACGAACAATCTCGACCGGTCCACCCGCGCCCAGCTCACGCAGTTCGTCGACCAGTGGCCGGGCACCCTCGTCGTGGTCAGTCACGACCTCGAGCTCCTCGAGCACATGGAGCACACCGCCGAGCTGTACGGCGGCGCTCTCACCACGTTCGGCGGTCCGTACAGTGCATGGAAGGAACACCAGGAACGGGACCAGTCCGCCGCCGTGCAGGCCGCGCGCTCGGCCCAGCAGACCCTCAGGGCCGAGAAACGCCAGCGCGTCGAGGCCGAGACCAAGCTGGCCCGCCGCGAGCGCACCGCCCGCAAGACCGCGAGGGACGGCGGGATCCCGAAGATCCTGGCGGGCAACCGGGCCAGCCGGGCGCAGGTCTCGGCCGGGGCCCTGCGCGGCACCCTCGACGACAAGGTGCAGGTGGCCCAGGCGCTGGTGGACGCGGCGGACGCCCGGGTGCGCGACGACGAGCACATCCACCTGACGCTGCCCGATCCCGACGTCCCGCGCGGCCGTGACCTGGCCGAACTGCGCGACGGCGACCGCACCCTCGTGATCCGCGGCCCGGAGCGGGTGGCGCTGGCCGGGGGCAACGGCACGGGCAAGTCGACGTTGCTGCATCACCTCGTCCAGGGCACCGAACCGGTTCCCGGGCGTCCGCACGGCCGTCTCCTGACCGAGCGCGTCGGGTTCCTGCCGCAGCGCCTCGACGGCCTCGACGAGCAGGCCGACGCGATCGGCAACGTGCAGGCGGTCGCTCCCGCGCTGTCCGCGGGAACGATCCGCAACCAGCTGGCCCGGCTCCTGCTGCGGGGCGACAGCACGGGCCGCCCGGTCAGCACGCTGTCCGGTGGCGAGCGGTTCCGTGTCGCGCTGGCCCGGCTCCTGCTGGCCGAGCCGCCGGCCCAGCTGCTGATCCTCGACGAGCCGACGAACAACCTGGACATCACCAGCGTCGAGCAGCTGGCCGAGGCCCTCGACGCCTACCGCGGCGCGCTGCTGGTCGTCAGCCACGACGCGGCGTTCCTCGGGCGGATCGGTGTCACCACGGTCGTCGAGCTCGACGGCCACGGCCACATGCATCAGCGGCCCAGCTGA